The DNA window TATAAAACCTTTCTTTCCGTGGTGTCCAAAGGCCGGTTTTTTGACGGTGTGATAAAAGACAAGTTCCACAGCCGCAAAGTGCGTTAGCGGCCTGCATATCTGTGCGCCATTGCCTGCGCGGGCCTGCGTTTTGCCCGGCAACGTGGCAAAGTTGCTCACCGGTCACAATTTGCCGATTTTTCCCCGGGATTCAGTGATCCCGATCGGCGTTATGCGCGCGTTTCAGGCATATAAAAAAAGCATCCGTTCGCGTGATAGCGATATACCCAAAATAATTCGAGTTGCAGGAAGGCGGCAACGCAGCGACAAATTCGTCAGGAACGAATTTGCCTGGCCTCTGGCCAGCCTCCGGTGAGTGACAAATCTGCCGGGAGCAGATTTGAACGCTGTTAGCAGCGGCCCCGAAGGGGAGAGGCCCAGGGATGGGCCGAGTAATCAAGCCAACACACCTGCAACTTGAAGTATGAAGGGGATAAGTTGATCGCAGAAGGGCATAGGGTGAATGACGGTATTAGCGATTAATCCGAAAATATGCGTTAACCCGCTATTCTGGGGTTGGCAACGTTCCCAAAAAGCTTCACCTGGTCAAAAAATAAGCGTAGAATTCGCAGCGTGTGATAATTGAGGTTGTAAATGCATCATGGTTGATCGTGAATTAGGTAACTGGAAAGACTTCATTGATGAGATGTTAGGTAACTGATTACCGGGTTAGGTTTATCGCCAGGCAAGCTGTACTGAGTCGTTCTCACCTGTGCCCCTACTCCGTTACGGTATGGCGGGCATGTTATGAAGTATCTTGAACGGGTCACCGTTCAAATAAAAAGCAGCACCTTCACCGGCGCTGCTTTTTTAATGCCAATTATTCGCCGCTGCTTTCAACCAACGGCGGCACGGCCTGTTTGCCCGGGAAACGCCGGCGAACCAGGACGAAGAACAGCGGCACGAAGAAGATCGCCAGCACGGTGGCGGAAATCATCCCGCCGATGACGCCGGTCCCTACGGCGTGCTGGCTGCCGGAACCTGCACCCTGGCTAAGCGCCATCGGCAGAACGCCGAAAATAAAGGCCAGCGAAGTCATCAGAATAGGGCGCAGGCGCATCCGCGAGGCCTCTAGCGTCGCCGCCGTCAGTTCCTTCCCTTTGTGGTGTAGTTCGTTGGCGAATTCGACGATCAGGATGGCGTTTTTCGCCGAAAGCCCAATGATGGTCAATAACCCCACCTGGAAGTAAACGTCGTTTTCCAGCCCGCGCAGCCAGGTGGCCACCAGCGCGCCAATCACCCCAAGCGGCACCACCAGCATCACCGCAAACGGGATTGACCAGCTTTCATACAATGCGGCCAGGCACAAGAACACCACCAGCAAAGAGAGCGCATACAGCGCCGGCGCCTGCGAGCCGGACAGCCGTTCCTGGTACGACATCGCCGACCATTCCAGGCCGAACCCAGCCGGCAGTTGGCTGACCAACTTCTCCATTTCCGCCATGGCGGTGCCGCTACTGGTGCCGCTGGCGGCTTCGCCGACGATCTCCAGCGATGAAGTGCCGTTATAGCGTTCCAGGCGTGGGGAGCCATACTCCCAGTGCGATGTGGCAAAGGCGGAGAACGGCACCATGCCGCCGGTGCTGTTGCGCACGTACCATTTGTAAACGTCATCCGGCAGCATGCGGAATGGAGCGGCGGACTGCACATACACCCGTTTCACCCGCCCGCGATCGACGAAGTCGTTGACGTAGGTGGAGCCCCAGGCAGTGGATAGCGTGTCGTTGATATCATCGATGCTGACGCCGAGCGCCTGCGCCTTGCGCTGATCGATATTGATTTGCAACTGCGGGCTATCGTCCAGGCCGTTATGGCGCACCCGTGAAAGCAGTGGGTTCTGGCCGGCGGCCTGCAACAGTTGATCGCGCGCCGCCATCAGCTTGGCGTGCCCCAGGCCGGCGTGATCTTCCAGTTCCATGGTAAAGCCGGATGAGTTCCCCAGCCCGTTAATGGCTGGTGGGCTGCTGGCAATGACGCGCGCTTCCTTAACGCTGTTGAGCGCCTTGGTCGCACGCTCGATCACGGCAAAGGAACTGCCTTCCGCCCCGCGTTCGCTCCAGTCCTTGAGGCGCACAAACATACGCGCCACGTTTTGCCCATTGCCGCCGGGGCCGGAGCCGATGATCGCGAACACCGAAACCACGTCCTGCTGTTCCTTGGTCATGAAATAGTGTTCAACTTTTTCGACAACCTTCAAGGTTTGCTGCTGGGTGGAACCTGCCGGCAGTTGCACCTGCACGCTGAACACGCCGCGATCTTCGTCCGGCAGGAATGAGGTGGGCAGTTTGATAAACAGCAGCGCCATCCCCCCAAGCAACAGCAGATAGAGCACCATATAGCGCAGGCTATGGTGCAGTATGCGTGCCACGCCGCGCTCGTAGCGCAGCGTATTGCGGTTGAACATGCGGTTAAACCAGCCGAAGAAGCCGCGTTTGCCGTGCTGTTGGCCCGCAGTGTGCGGCTTGAGCAACGTGGCGCACAGTGCCGGGGTGAGGATCATCGCCACCAGCACCGAGAGCACCATGGCGGCCACGATAGTAATTGAGAACTGGCGGTAAATCGCCCCGGTGGTGCCGCCGAAGAAGGCCATTGGGATGAATACGGCGGAAAGCACCATAGTGATACCGACCAGCGCACCCTGTATCTGGGCCATGGATTTACGGGTGGCTTCACGCGGCGGTAAGCCGTCTTCGCTCATTACGCGTTCAACGTTTTCCACCACCACGATGGCATCGTCCACCAACAGGCCGATGGCCAATACCATGGCGAACATGGTTAACGTATTGATACTGTAGCCAAATGCGGAAAGCACGGCGAAGGTGCCCAGCAGCACCACCGGCACGGCGATGGTTGGGATGAGCGTCGCGCGGAAGTTTTGCAGGAACAGGTACATCACCAGGAACACCAGCAGCACCGCTTCCAGCAGGGTTTTCACTACATCGCGGATAGAGGCTTTAACAAAAGGCGTGGTTTCATAAGCGATTTTGGCCTCTAGCCCGCGGGGAAAGTAGGGCTCAAGGGCGGCGATTCTTTCCTTCACCATCTGATCGGTTTGCATTTCATTGGCGCCGGAGGCCAGTTTGATGTTGATGCCGGCGGCGGGCATGCTGTTGTAGCGGCTGAGGTAGTTGTAGTTTTCAGCGCCCAGGCCAATGGTGGCGACATCCCCCAGCGTGACCATTGAACCATCCTGGTTAACCCGCAGGGTGATCTGGCGGAACTGCTCCGGGGTTTGCAACTGTGACTGCGCATTGATGGTGGCGTTAAGCGCCTGGTTGTCGACCGCCGGCGTGCCGCCCAGTTGCCCAACGGCAACCTGGCTATTCTGCGAGGTGATAGCGCTCACCACATCCTGCGTGGTGAGCTGGTAGCTGTTGAGCTTGTTGGGATCGAGCCAGATGCGCATTGCGTACTGGGAGCCAAACACATCGATGCTGCCGACGCCGTTAACGCGGCTGAGCGGATCCTGCACGTTGGAAACGATAAAGTCGGCGATATCCTGCCGGTCCATACTGCCGTCGGTGGAGACGAACGCCACCATCATCAGCGTGGTGTCGCCGGTTTTTGAAACGGTCACCCCTTGGTCCTGAACCGCCTGCGGCAGGCGCTTGAGCGCGGTTTGCAACTGGTTTTGCACCTGCTGCAAGGCTTCATTGGGGTTGGTGCCGGCTTCAAAGGTGAGGGTGACGGTGGCTTGCCCGGTGTTGGTGCCTTGCGATGCCATATACATCAGGTTATCGAGGCCGGTCATGTTTTGTTCGATAATCTGGGTGACGGTATTTTCCAGCGTTTGCGCCGAGGCGCCGGGGTAATTTGCCACGATTCGCACATTCGGTGGGGCGAGATCGGGATATTGTTCAACCGGCAACGAAAAAATCGCCAATGTGCCAGTCAGGCAAAGGATAATTGCCAGAACCCAGGCAAAAATCGGGCGATCGATAAAAAAATTGGCCATACAGCGCGAACCTCGTTGTGACTTGTTCTATCTTTAAGACGCATCAGGACTGCGTTCAAGTGTTAGCTGAAAGGATGCCGACAGTATGGCACTTTACCTGCCAGCTATAAGGAAAGCGTGGAGAAAAAATGGAGATAATGTAAATAACAGTAGGCTGCGCTTTACCAATTGTACTCACGAAATACAAAAAGCTACTGAATTTCCTTTCAATGGATTTATCTGGATGTTTTCAATAGCAGGAGCAGCGTATGGATATTAACCCGGTATTTGCCCGCCGCCTTTATTTGTGCTGGCTGATTAGCCACAGTGAAAGGCCCAATGTGCCGCGCCTGATGGCGCAGACCGGCTGGCCGCGGCGCACGCTGCAGGACACGCTAAAGGCCTTGCCGGGGCTTGGCGTCTCGCTGCGTTTTGTGCAGCAGGGCGTGCGCAATAACGACGGTTTTTACCAGTTGGACGATTGGGGCCCGCTTGATCCGCAGTGGGTGAGCCGATACCACCAACAGTTGCTGGCGGTTATCGGCTAACGGTTCCCCGGCAGGCCGGGGGGATCGTTATTGGTTTTTATACTCCAGATACATCACCGTGGCGGCGACCCGGGAGCGTACGTTCAGCTTGCGCAGCATATTGCGGATGTGCACCTTGACCGTTTCTTCGGAGATGTGCAACTGCACGGCAACCTGCTTGTTCGACATCCCGCGCGCCACTTCTTGCAGCACGTCCAGTTCACGTTCAGTCAGTTCGGCAAAGGGATTGCTCTGTTCACTGCGCGAAGAGAGGTAGTCCGCGATGGCTTCGCTGATGATATTCTGGCCGCCCGCCGCTGCGCGGATATCCACTAATAACTGTTCCGGTTCGCTGTCTTTTAGCAGATAGCCGTCGGCGCCGGCGTCGATCAGCGCATACAGATCGCTGCGCGCATCCGAGACGGTCAGCACGATGATCCGCGCGTCAACGCCTTCATTGCGCAATGCCTTTAGCGTGTCCAGCCCGGAAAGGCCCTTCATGTTCAGATCAAGCAGCACCACATCAGGCTCATGTTGCAATACCATGGCAATCGCCTCGGTGCCGTTGCTGGCTTCCGCCACGATGTTGAATGCCGGATCCAACCCCAGTAACTGTTTGATACCGCGGCGCATCAGTGGATGATCGTCGACGATAACCACCTTGTAGTTTTTCATTACCATGAAATTTCTCCCTGTAGCCGATAAAGCCACTCAAATGTAATGTCAACACCCTACTAGGGCGCCGCCTGTAGGCCTTGCTCCAATAGGGCTATTCCGTTTAGCCAAGACTAACCCGTTACCGGTATTCTTGGTAGCGGTGTGTATCATTCCCCAGCCTTGATTGCCATTGCCTTTTATCCACCTGGCGGCATCAATTACCCAGAAGGGGGTAGGGTGAGCCGAATTTCCGTTCCCCCTGGCGCACGGCGTTGAATCAGCAGTTTTCCCCCCAGCCGGGCGGCCCGCTCACTCATGATAGTCAGCCCATAATGGCCCTCCGGTTCTTCCAGGCTGGCGATGCCGCAACCGTCATCGCTGATGGTGATGATGTTGCTGCCGTTCGCGTCCACGGCGCAGCGGATGGCAATCACTTGCGCATTGGCGTGTTTGATCGCATTGAGTACCGCCTCGCGAACGATCTGCAGCGCGTGCACCTGCTGCTGGGCATTGAGCGCCTGCGAAGGGATCAGGCAATCCAGCATGATTCGGGCCTGTGTCCGTTCCTTTAGCGGCGCCAGCAGTTGGCGCAGGGCGGTATGCAGATCGGCGGCCTGAATGCTGAGGCGGAAGTCGCCAGCAGTTCACGCAACTGGCGGTAGGCATCGGCCAACGCCCGATCAAAATCGGCGATGATGCCCTGCGCCTGCGGCGAACAGGCAGCGAGTTCGCGTTTGAGCATGGTCAACTGGATGCGCAGGAAAGTCAGCGCCTGCGCCAGTGAATCGTGCAGTTCACGGGCGATGGTGGCGCGCTCTTCCATCAGCAAAAATTGCATATGCTGTTTTTGTGCGCGGTTGAAATACAGCCCGCGGCTCAGCATGTTCGCCACGCTTTGCATCAGGTGCGGGTGCGGTGGCTGCTGCCGGGTTTGCCAGCACAGTTGGCCCACCGGTTTACCGTCCTGCTCGATGCACTGCTGCTGCCAATCCTGCCCCGCCAGTGGGGAGCCGCTGGTTAACCGCCAGGGGCTAGGCGTGCCTTCCACCTCCAGGCGGATGCAGCGCAGATGCTCGCTTTTACGCACAATCTGCAAAATTTGCTCAAAGGCTCGCTGTTCGATGTGCCCGGTGCTCAGCGCCTGCGAGCAGTGGTAAAGCACCTCCAGCGTGCGGTTAACCTGCTGCAACCGTTCGGTTTTTTCCTGTACCTTGTGCTCCAGCGACTGATAAAGCCTGGCCAGTTCGTCCGACATGGCGTTGAAGGCCTGCGACAGCACGCCCAGTTCATTGGGCAGTGCCACCTCAAGCGGCGGGTAGTTGAAATCCCGTTGCTGCATGCGCTGGCTGGCGTCGACCAGCCGTTTTAGCGGCGTCACCACCTGGCGGCGCATCACGCGCAGGCAAAACAGCGCCAGGCCAATGATGGCGATATAGCCCATCACGCTGATGGCGGCCACGATGGTCAGCTTCAATTCCGAATAGTGCTGCAGCGTGAAAACAAAGCTATCGATGCGCGCGACGTAATCGGCAACGTTCTGTTGGTAGTCTTCCGGGTGGCCGGCGATGATTTTCTCGGCCAGCGGCTGCCAGGTATGACGCAGCGCTTGGTATTTTTGCCGTACCTCTTCAGGCACGTAAAAACGCTCCAGCTTCAGTAACGCCGGGGCTTGCAGGGATTGCTGATATTGCGCCAGATGCTGCGGCAGTTGCTTCGGGCTATTGGTGATGTCATAGGCCAGGCGATAGCTTTGCATCCGCAGCGAGCCGGCAATGTTGACCGCTTCGGCATCGCTCAGGCTGCCAGCAACGGTGGTCAGCGCCAGCCCGGTTGAGAGGAGCGAAAGCGCCACAATGCTGAACAGCGTTTTGGCCAGGCTTCGGGTCAGGGAGCGTTTAACAAACACGCAGGCGTCCTTTTTATTTATAGTGGCTGCGCCGGCGTATGCGCCAGCGGCATGTCCACTATTATCACTTTTGCTACCCCCCATCACCGCGATATGCATCAAGCAATTGGCGCGCGGGGGATTAAAATAACCGCTATATATTCAAATAAATAACGGTGCGCCGTTTTTTGTACGCCGCACGATGCGCGAATGGTCGACAGAGTTTGATCTGGCGCAAGCTACTCTTTGTTTACCTCTTAATGGGGATTATCTACCCCTACCTTCAACGCCTATTTTAACCCCATCCATTCAATGGATTTTATTAAAAAAAAATAACCAATGCCGTTTTGGTCAATCGCCGCGCCGTGGGTTGCCCAGCCGGTGGGCCAGCGCAACAGGGTGAAAATAATGAACGATGGATGGCATGTCAGCGGGTTGGTGGTTCAGGCCCGGCCGGAGAAGGTCGCACGGCTGATCCCGGCGCTGCTGGCGATCCCCGGCACAGAAATCCCGGCCACGGATGCCGGGCAAGGCAAACTGGCGGTCGTCATGCAGGCGGCGGATGCCCGCGCGCTATTGGATCGCATTGAGTCGGCACGCAATCTGGACGGGGTGCTGGCGGTATCGCTGGTGTATCACCAGTTGGATGAGCAAGGTGAGGTAACGCCATGAAACTCAGTCGTCGCGATTTCATGAAGGCCAATGCGGCGCTGGCGGCGGCCACGGCCGCGGGGCTGGTTATTCCCACCGTCGCGCAGGCGGTGGCGGGCGGGGCGGATGAGCTTAAATGGGATAAAGCGCCTTGCCGCTTCTGCGGCACCGGCTGCGGCGTGCTGGTCGGCACGCAGAACGGCCGTATCGTGGCCTCGCAGGGCGATCCGGATGCGCCGGTCAACCGCGGCCTGAACTGCATCAAGGGCTATTTCCTGCCCAAGATCCTGTATGGCAAGGATCGCCTCACCCAACCGTTGTTGCGCATGACCCAGGGGCAGTATGACAAGGAAGGTGAGTTCACGCCGATCGGGTGGGAACAGGCGTTCGACATCATGGCTGAAAAGTTCAAAACGGCGCTGCAGACCAAAGGGCCGGGGTCGGTTGGTATGTTTGGCTCAGGCCAATGGACCATCTGGGAAGGGTATGCCGCCGCCAAGCTGTTCAAAGCCGGCTTCCGCTCGAACAATATCGATCCCAACGCGCGCCACTGTATGGCATCGGCGGTGGTGGGGCTGATGCGCACCTTCGGCATGGATGAGCCGATGGGCTGCTACGCAGACATTGAGCACGCCGACGCCTTTGTGCTCTGGGGCTCCAACATGGCCGAGATGCACCCGGTGCTGTGGTCGCGCATCGCCAGCCGCCGCCTGGGCAACGATCATGTCCGCGTTGCCGTGCTTTCCACTTTTGAACACCGCAGCTTCGAGCTGGCGGATAACGCCATGGTGTTCACCCCGCAAACCGATTTGGCGATCATGAACTATATCGCCAACTACATCATTCAACACAACGCGGTCGATCAGGATTTTCTGCGCCGGCATGTCAATATCCGCCAGGGCGTTACCGACATCGGCTACGGGCTACGGCCGACGCACCCATTGGAAAAGGCGGCGAAGAATCCGGGTAGCGACGCCTCCGAGCCGATGAGCTTTGAAGCCTACAAGGCCTTTGTGGCGGAATACACCCTGGAGAAAACCGCGGCGATGAGCGGCGTGCCGAAGGATCAGTTGGAAGCGCTGGCCAGGCTGTATGCCGATCCGAACATCAAGGTGGTTTCGTACTGGACGATGGGCTTTAACCAGCATACGCGCGGCGTTTGGGCCAATAACCTGTGCTACAACCTGCACCTGCTGACCGGCAAAATCGCCCGGCCGGGCTGCGGGCCGTTCTCGCTGACCGGCCAACCTTCCGCCTGCGGCACCACGCGTGAAGTCGGCACCTTCGCGCACCGGCTGCCTGCCGACATGGTGGTGACTAACGAAAAGCACCGCCAGATCGCGGAGCAGAAATGGCGCGTGCCGGCCGGCACCATTCCGGGCGAGGTGGGGCTGCATGCGATCGCGCAGGATCGGGCGCTGAAAGACGGCACGCTCAACGTGTATTGGGTGATGTGCAATAACAATATGCAGGCCGGCCCCAACATTACCGAAGAGCGAATGCCGGGCTGGCGCGATCCGCGCAACTTCGTGGTGGTGTCCGATCCTTACCCCACCGTGAGCGCGTTGTCGGCTGATTTGATCCTGCCCACCGCCATGTGGGTGGAAAAAGAGGGCGCCTATGGCAACGGTGAACGGCGAACCCACTTCTGGCGCCAACAGGTGAAGGCGCCCGGCGCGGCAAAATCCGATCTCTGGCAACTGGTGGCGTTCTCCAAACGTTTCCGCACCGATGAGGTGTGGCCGGCAGAGCTACTGGCGCAAAATCCGCAGTACCGCGGCAAAACGTTGTATGAGGTACTGTTCGCCAACGGCGTGGTGGATCAATTCGGCCTGGATGAACTGCCGGCGGAACAGTTGAACGACGAGGCGCGCGATTTCGGCTACTACATCCAGAAGGGGCTATTTGAGGAATACGCCGGTTTTGGGCGCGGCCACGGGCATGATTTGGCGCCGTTCGATACCTATCACCAGTCGCGCGGCCTGTGCTGGCCGGTGGTGGACGGCAAGGAAACCCTGTGGCGCTACCGCGAAGGCTTTGATCCCTACGTGAAGGCCGGCGAAACGCTGCGCTTTTACGGCAAACCGGATGGGAAAGCGGTGATCTTCGCGCTGCCTTTTGAGCCGGCGGCGGAAAGCCCGGATCGGGAATACGATCTGTGGCTGTCTACCGGCCGCGTGCTGGAGCACTGGCACACCGGCACCATGACGCGCCGCGTGCCCGAGCTGCACCGCGCCTTCCCGCAGGCGGTGGTGTTTATCCATCCGCTGGATGCCCAGGATCGCAACCTGCGCCGCGGCGAGCGCGTCAAGGTGATTTCACGCCGTGGCGCCGTGGTGAGCATCATCGAAACCCGCGGGCGCAACCGCCCGCCGCGTGGGCTGGTGTATATGCCGTTTTTTGATGCGGCGCAGTTGGTCAATAGTTTGACGCTGGACGCCACCGATCCGTTATCGAAAGAAACCGACTTTAAAAAATGTGCCGTGAAGCTGGAGAAAGCTTAGTTCACTTCGTCCGCCTGGCTGGCGGGCAACGGCACTCAATAAAAATAGCGTGTGATTGCTCTGGAGCAAAAAATGACGGGGAATGTCCTGAAAAAATGGTGGGCTGCGGGGGGCGTGCTGTTATCGCTGGCGGCGGTTGGCTTCGCCCTGGCGGCCAACGGCGTCGATCTGGGCGCATCGCCGGAGGTTGCCGGCACGGCCGAAGGGCAGATTATACAACCCAGGCAGCAAGCGCGGATGGCGCTGAACTACGTTAACCAGCCGCCGTTGATCCCACATGGCGTTGATGGCTATCAAATCACCCGCAACACCAACCGTTGCCTGCAGTGCCATGACATTGCGCATTATCGCAATACCGGCGCACCGCGCATCAGCCCGACGCACTTTATGGACAGCGATGGCAAGATGCTGGGCGAGGTGGCGCCACGCCGCTACTTTTGCCTGCAGTGCCACGTGACGCAAACGGATGCCGCGCCGATTGTCGGCAACACGTTTGAGCCGCTGCCGGGTTTTGGCAAGTAAGGAGTCACCATGGTGCAACATAGCGGAAATGACAAAAAAGCCGGGCCGCTGAGCCGGCTGTGGTGCTGGTGGTGGCGGCCAAGCCGCCTGGCGTTGGGCACGCTGCTGCTGATGGGCTTTGGCGCCGGCATCCTGTTCTGGGGCGGTTTTAATACCGGCATGGAGGCGGCGAATACCGAGGCATTCTGCATTAGCTGCCATGAAATGCGCGATAACGTCTATGAAGAATATCTCGGCACCATACACTACAGCAACCGCAGCGGTGTGCGGGCAACCTGCCCAGATTGCCACGTTCCCCATGAGTGGGGGCCGAAGATGCTGCGAAAAATCAAGGCCAGTAAGGAACTGTACGCCAAGGCCATTGGCCTGATCGATACGCCGCAGAAATTCGAGCAGCACCGGCTGGCGATGGCCAGCAACGAATGGGCGCGCATGCAGGCCAATGGTTCCCAGGAATGCCGTAACTGCCACAACTTCGATAACATGGACTTCAGCGCACAGAAAACCGTGGCGGCGCAAATGCACCAGCAGGCCATCAGCGCCGGGCAAACCTGCATCGACTGCCATAAGGGCATTGCGCACAAGCTGCCGGATATGCGTAACGTGCCGAATGGTTTTTGAGCGGCGGGCTTTTGCCATGATTGGCTTGGCGCAGGGCGGGGGAATCGCGCTATGATTCCTGTGTTGTCGCCAACGGAAGAGAGCCCATGTCTGCAAAAATCGAGAATGTGAAGAAAGAGCTGCTGTCGGATAACTGGTATGTGCTGAATAAATATACCTTTGATTTGAAACGCAAGAATGGCGGTTCCGTTCAGCAGGTGCGTGAAGTTTACGATCGTGGCAACGGTGCAACCATTTTGTTGTACAACCGCGAGCGGGGCACGGTGGTGCTGACCAATCAGTTCCGTATGCCGACCTACGTCAATGGCAACCAGAGCGGTATGTTGCTGGAAGCCTGCGCCGGGCTGTTGGACGGCGATTCCCCCGAGTGGTGCGCGCGCCGTGAAGCCGCCGAGGAAACCGGGTTCCAGGTGGCGAGCGCGAAGAAAGTCTTTGAAGCCTATATGTCGCCGGGCGGCGTTACCGAGCTTATCCATTTCTTTATCGCCGAATACCAGGACAACGAACGCCGCACTTCAGGCGGGGGCATTGAAGATGAAGATATCGAGGTGGTTGAATTGCCGTTCAGCGAAGCGTTGGCGATGATCGACGATGGGCGGATTAAGGACGGCAAAACCATTATGCTGCTGCAGTATCTGCAAATTCACCAGATTATGGCGTAGCCACGCCGGTGCCCCTTTACCCCGCCTGAGGAACGGCAGGGTAAAGGGGGGTTGTGTGCTTATTTCAATAACGCTTTCGCTTTGGCGACCACGTTTTCTACCGTAAAGCCAAACTCTTTGAACAGCAGATCCGCCGGCGCCGACTCACCGAAGGTGGTCATGCCCACGACCGCGCCGTTCAGGCCCACGTACTTGTACCAGTAGTCTGCGATACCTGCTTCCACCGCCACCCGCGCGCTGACCGCCGCCGGCAGCACCGCTTCGCGGTAGGCCGCATCCTGTTTGTCGAACGCATCGGTCGACGGCATGGAGACCACGCGCACCCGGCGCCCTGCCGCCGTCAGTTGCTCATAGGCGGCAACCGCCAGTTCCACTTCCGAACCGGTGGCGATCAGGATCAGCTCCGGCTGCCCGTCGCTGTCTTTCAGCACGTAGCCGCCGCGGTATACGTTGGCCAGCTGTTCGGCTGTGCGCGGCTGCTGGGCCAGGTTCTGGCGCGAGAAAATCAGCGCCGTCGGGCCGTCGTTGCGCTCGATGCCGTACTGCCAGGCCACCGCCGATTCCACCTGGTCGCACGGGCGCCAGGTGCTCATGTTCGGCGTCACCCGCAGGCTGGCCAGCTGCTCGACCGGCTGGTGGGTCGGGCCGTCTTCGCCCAGGCCGATGGAATCGTGGGTGTAGACAAACACGTTGCGCAGCTTCATCAGCGCCGCCATGCGCACCGCGTTGCGGGCATATTCCACAAACATCAGGAAGGTGGCCGAATACGGCAGGAAACCGCCGTGCAGCGCAATGCCGTTGGTGATGGCGGTCATGCCGAACTCGCGCACCCCGTAGTGGATGTAGTTGCCGGCCAGGTCTTCGTTGATGGCTTTGGAGCCGGACCACATCGTCAGGTTGCTTGGCGCCAGGTCGGCGGAGCCGCCGAGGAACTCCGGCAGCACCTTGCCGAACGCTTCCAGCGTATTCTGCGAGGCCTTGCGGCTGGCGATACTGGCCGGGTTGGCCTGCAGTTTTTCCACAAAGGCTTTGGCGTCCGCCTGCCAGCTGGCCGGCAGTTCACCGCTCATGCGGCGTTTGAACTCGGCGGCCTGTTCCGGGAAGGCTTGCGCATAGGCGGCGAATTTGGCGTTCCAGGCGGCTTCACGGGCCTTGCCGGCTTCTTTGGCGTCCCACTGGGCGTAGATGTCCTGCGGGATAACGAACGGCGGATAATTCCAGCCCAGTTTTTCACGGGTGGCGGCCACTTCGGCATCGCCCAGCGGGGCGCCGTGCGCATCGTGCGAGCCGGCCTTGTTCGGCGACCCGAAGCCAATCACGGTCTTGCACATCAGCAGCGACGGCTTGTCGGTCACCTGGCGGGCTTCTTCAATCGCCGCCTTGATGGCTGCGCTGTCGTGGCCGTCCACGCCGCGCACCACGTGCCAGCCGTAGGCTTCAAAACGTTTGGCGGTGTCGTCGGTGAACCAGCCGTCGATGTGGCCGTCGATGGAGATGCCGTTGTCATCATAGAAGGCGGTCAGCTTGCCGAGCTTGAGGGTGCCGGCCAGCGAGCAGACTTCGTGGGAGATACCTTCCATCATGCAGCCGTCGCCCATGAACACGTAGGTGTGGTGGTCGACGATGTCATGGCCCGGGCGGTTGAACTGCGCCGCCAGAGTACGTTCG is part of the Gibbsiella quercinecans genome and encodes:
- the napB gene encoding nitrate reductase cytochrome c-type subunit — protein: MTGNVLKKWWAAGGVLLSLAAVGFALAANGVDLGASPEVAGTAEGQIIQPRQQARMALNYVNQPPLIPHGVDGYQITRNTNRCLQCHDIAHYRNTGAPRISPTHFMDSDGKMLGEVAPRRYFCLQCHVTQTDAAPIVGNTFEPLPGFGK
- the napC gene encoding cytochrome c-type protein NapC, whose translation is MVQHSGNDKKAGPLSRLWCWWWRPSRLALGTLLLMGFGAGILFWGGFNTGMEAANTEAFCISCHEMRDNVYEEYLGTIHYSNRSGVRATCPDCHVPHEWGPKMLRKIKASKELYAKAIGLIDTPQKFEQHRLAMASNEWARMQANGSQECRNCHNFDNMDFSAQKTVAAQMHQQAISAGQTCIDCHKGIAHKLPDMRNVPNGF
- the nudK gene encoding GDP-mannose pyrophosphatase NudK encodes the protein MSAKIENVKKELLSDNWYVLNKYTFDLKRKNGGSVQQVREVYDRGNGATILLYNRERGTVVLTNQFRMPTYVNGNQSGMLLEACAGLLDGDSPEWCARREAAEETGFQVASAKKVFEAYMSPGGVTELIHFFIAEYQDNERRTSGGGIEDEDIEVVELPFSEALAMIDDGRIKDGKTIMLLQYLQIHQIMA
- the napA gene encoding nitrate reductase catalytic subunit NapA → MKLSRRDFMKANAALAAATAAGLVIPTVAQAVAGGADELKWDKAPCRFCGTGCGVLVGTQNGRIVASQGDPDAPVNRGLNCIKGYFLPKILYGKDRLTQPLLRMTQGQYDKEGEFTPIGWEQAFDIMAEKFKTALQTKGPGSVGMFGSGQWTIWEGYAAAKLFKAGFRSNNIDPNARHCMASAVVGLMRTFGMDEPMGCYADIEHADAFVLWGSNMAEMHPVLWSRIASRRLGNDHVRVAVLSTFEHRSFELADNAMVFTPQTDLAIMNYIANYIIQHNAVDQDFLRRHVNIRQGVTDIGYGLRPTHPLEKAAKNPGSDASEPMSFEAYKAFVAEYTLEKTAAMSGVPKDQLEALARLYADPNIKVVSYWTMGFNQHTRGVWANNLCYNLHLLTGKIARPGCGPFSLTGQPSACGTTREVGTFAHRLPADMVVTNEKHRQIAEQKWRVPAGTIPGEVGLHAIAQDRALKDGTLNVYWVMCNNNMQAGPNITEERMPGWRDPRNFVVVSDPYPTVSALSADLILPTAMWVEKEGAYGNGERRTHFWRQQVKAPGAAKSDLWQLVAFSKRFRTDEVWPAELLAQNPQYRGKTLYEVLFANGVVDQFGLDELPAEQLNDEARDFGYYIQKGLFEEYAGFGRGHGHDLAPFDTYHQSRGLCWPVVDGKETLWRYREGFDPYVKAGETLRFYGKPDGKAVIFALPFEPAAESPDREYDLWLSTGRVLEHWHTGTMTRRVPELHRAFPQAVVFIHPLDAQDRNLRRGERVKVISRRGAVVSIIETRGRNRPPRGLVYMPFFDAAQLVNSLTLDATDPLSKETDFKKCAVKLEKA
- the tkt gene encoding transketolase gives rise to the protein MNIVKQQRRLCANALRTLSMDAVQKAKSGHPGAPMGMADIAEVLWRDYLNHNPANPHWADRDRFVLSNGHGSMLIYSLLHLTGYDLPMSELENFRQLHSKTPGHPEYGYTPGVETTTGPLGQGIANGVGFAIAERTLAAQFNRPGHDIVDHHTYVFMGDGCMMEGISHEVCSLAGTLKLGKLTAFYDDNGISIDGHIDGWFTDDTAKRFEAYGWHVVRGVDGHDSAAIKAAIEEARQVTDKPSLLMCKTVIGFGSPNKAGSHDAHGAPLGDAEVAATREKLGWNYPPFVIPQDIYAQWDAKEAGKAREAAWNAKFAAYAQAFPEQAAEFKRRMSGELPASWQADAKAFVEKLQANPASIASRKASQNTLEAFGKVLPEFLGGSADLAPSNLTMWSGSKAINEDLAGNYIHYGVREFGMTAITNGIALHGGFLPYSATFLMFVEYARNAVRMAALMKLRNVFVYTHDSIGLGEDGPTHQPVEQLASLRVTPNMSTWRPCDQVESAVAWQYGIERNDGPTALIFSRQNLAQQPRTAEQLANVYRGGYVLKDSDGQPELILIATGSEVELAVAAYEQLTAAGRRVRVVSMPSTDAFDKQDAAYREAVLPAAVSARVAVEAGIADYWYKYVGLNGAVVGMTTFGESAPADLLFKEFGFTVENVVAKAKALLK